One genomic window of Canis lupus baileyi chromosome 22, mCanLup2.hap1, whole genome shotgun sequence includes the following:
- the NME9 gene encoding thioredoxin domain-containing protein 6 isoform X1 produces MGSKKKEIALQVNISTQELWEEMLSSKGLTVVDVYQGWCGPCKPMVSLFQKMRIEVGLDLLHFALAEADHLDVLEKYRGKCEPTFLFYAGGELVAVVRGANAPLLQKTIREQLEAEKKVLAEGCERKVIRDEALSDEDGCLSHDEDNGEDEDMASSGKTCTLAIIKPDAVAHGKTDEIIMKIHEAGFDILTNEERTMTEAEMRLFYQHRAGEEAFEKLVHHMCSGPSHLLILTRSEGTEDVITAWRMLMGPCDPDVARREQPDSLRAQFGTEMPFNAVHGSQDRDDASRELALLFPTFKFSDEVPEASLGPGARSGGPH; encoded by the exons ATGGGCAGCAAGAAGAAGGAAATAGCCCTGCAG GTTAACATCAGCACCCAGGAGCTTTGGGAGGAAATGCTCAGTTCCAAAGGACTAACTG TGGTCGACGTCTATCAAGGCTGGTGCGGCCCCTGCAAACCCATGGTGAGCCTATTCCAGAAGATGAGGATCGAGGTTGGCCTGGACCTTCTGCATTTTGCATTG GCAGAAGCAGATCATCTTGATGTCCTTGAAAAATACCGAGGGAAGTGTGAGCCGACCTTTCTGTTTTATGCA GGTGGAGAGCTGGTGGCAGTGGTTAGAGGAGCCAATGCCCCGCTGCTGCAGAAAACCATCCGAGAGCAGCTAGAGGCTGAAAAGAAGGTGCTGGCTGAAGGCTGCGAACGGAAAGTG ATTAGAGACGAGGCTCTGTCTGATGAAGATGGATGCCTCTCCCATGATGAAGACAATGGTGAAGATGAAGACATGG CTTCATCAGGGAAGACCTGCACCTTGGCCATCATTAAGCCAGATGCAGTGGCCCATGGAAAGACGGATGAGATTATTATGAAG ATCCACGAAGCCGGTTTTGACATTTTAACAAATGAAGAGAGAACCATGACAGAGGCAGAAATGCGACTTTTCTATCAGCACAGAGCTGGAGAG GAGGCATTTGAGAAGCTGGTACATCACATGTGCAGTGGACCGAGCCACCTCCTGATCCTCACCAGGTCTGAGGGCACTGAGGACGTGATCACTGCCTGGAGAATGCTCATGGGGCCCTGTGACCCTGATGTGGCAAGGAGGGAGCAGCCTGACAG TCTCCGCGCTCAGTTCGGCACAGAAATGCCCTTTAACGCAGTCCACGGAAGCCAGGACAGAGATGACGCCAGCAGAGAACTGGCATTGCTCTTTCCCACTTTTAAGTTTTCAGACGAAGTTCCAGAAGCTTCTCTGG GCCCTGGGGCAAGGAGCGGCGGGCCCCACTGA
- the NME9 gene encoding thioredoxin domain-containing protein 6 isoform X2: MGSKKKEIALQVNISTQELWEEMLSSKGLTVVDVYQGWCGPCKPMVSLFQKMRIEVGLDLLHFALAEADHLDVLEKYRGKCEPTFLFYAIRDEALSDEDGCLSHDEDNGEDEDMASSGKTCTLAIIKPDAVAHGKTDEIIMKIHEAGFDILTNEERTMTEAEMRLFYQHRAGEEAFEKLVHHMCSGPSHLLILTRSEGTEDVITAWRMLMGPCDPDVARREQPDSLRAQFGTEMPFNAVHGSQDRDDASRELALLFPTFKFSDEVPEASLGPGARSGGPH; this comes from the exons ATGGGCAGCAAGAAGAAGGAAATAGCCCTGCAG GTTAACATCAGCACCCAGGAGCTTTGGGAGGAAATGCTCAGTTCCAAAGGACTAACTG TGGTCGACGTCTATCAAGGCTGGTGCGGCCCCTGCAAACCCATGGTGAGCCTATTCCAGAAGATGAGGATCGAGGTTGGCCTGGACCTTCTGCATTTTGCATTG GCAGAAGCAGATCATCTTGATGTCCTTGAAAAATACCGAGGGAAGTGTGAGCCGACCTTTCTGTTTTATGCA ATTAGAGACGAGGCTCTGTCTGATGAAGATGGATGCCTCTCCCATGATGAAGACAATGGTGAAGATGAAGACATGG CTTCATCAGGGAAGACCTGCACCTTGGCCATCATTAAGCCAGATGCAGTGGCCCATGGAAAGACGGATGAGATTATTATGAAG ATCCACGAAGCCGGTTTTGACATTTTAACAAATGAAGAGAGAACCATGACAGAGGCAGAAATGCGACTTTTCTATCAGCACAGAGCTGGAGAG GAGGCATTTGAGAAGCTGGTACATCACATGTGCAGTGGACCGAGCCACCTCCTGATCCTCACCAGGTCTGAGGGCACTGAGGACGTGATCACTGCCTGGAGAATGCTCATGGGGCCCTGTGACCCTGATGTGGCAAGGAGGGAGCAGCCTGACAG TCTCCGCGCTCAGTTCGGCACAGAAATGCCCTTTAACGCAGTCCACGGAAGCCAGGACAGAGATGACGCCAGCAGAGAACTGGCATTGCTCTTTCCCACTTTTAAGTTTTCAGACGAAGTTCCAGAAGCTTCTCTGG GCCCTGGGGCAAGGAGCGGCGGGCCCCACTGA
- the NME9 gene encoding thioredoxin domain-containing protein 6 isoform X3: MVSLFQKMRIEVGLDLLHFALAEADHLDVLEKYRGKCEPTFLFYAGGELVAVVRGANAPLLQKTIREQLEAEKKVLAEGCERKVIRDEALSDEDGCLSHDEDNGEDEDMASSGKTCTLAIIKPDAVAHGKTDEIIMKIHEAGFDILTNEERTMTEAEMRLFYQHRAGEEAFEKLVHHMCSGPSHLLILTRSEGTEDVITAWRMLMGPCDPDVARREQPDSLRAQFGTEMPFNAVHGSQDRDDASRELALLFPTFKFSDEVPEASLGPGARSGGPH, from the exons ATGGTGAGCCTATTCCAGAAGATGAGGATCGAGGTTGGCCTGGACCTTCTGCATTTTGCATTG GCAGAAGCAGATCATCTTGATGTCCTTGAAAAATACCGAGGGAAGTGTGAGCCGACCTTTCTGTTTTATGCA GGTGGAGAGCTGGTGGCAGTGGTTAGAGGAGCCAATGCCCCGCTGCTGCAGAAAACCATCCGAGAGCAGCTAGAGGCTGAAAAGAAGGTGCTGGCTGAAGGCTGCGAACGGAAAGTG ATTAGAGACGAGGCTCTGTCTGATGAAGATGGATGCCTCTCCCATGATGAAGACAATGGTGAAGATGAAGACATGG CTTCATCAGGGAAGACCTGCACCTTGGCCATCATTAAGCCAGATGCAGTGGCCCATGGAAAGACGGATGAGATTATTATGAAG ATCCACGAAGCCGGTTTTGACATTTTAACAAATGAAGAGAGAACCATGACAGAGGCAGAAATGCGACTTTTCTATCAGCACAGAGCTGGAGAG GAGGCATTTGAGAAGCTGGTACATCACATGTGCAGTGGACCGAGCCACCTCCTGATCCTCACCAGGTCTGAGGGCACTGAGGACGTGATCACTGCCTGGAGAATGCTCATGGGGCCCTGTGACCCTGATGTGGCAAGGAGGGAGCAGCCTGACAG TCTCCGCGCTCAGTTCGGCACAGAAATGCCCTTTAACGCAGTCCACGGAAGCCAGGACAGAGATGACGCCAGCAGAGAACTGGCATTGCTCTTTCCCACTTTTAAGTTTTCAGACGAAGTTCCAGAAGCTTCTCTGG GCCCTGGGGCAAGGAGCGGCGGGCCCCACTGA